A DNA window from Malus domestica chromosome 12, GDT2T_hap1 contains the following coding sequences:
- the LOC139187467 gene encoding probable UDP-arabinopyranose mutase 5 produces MSDSSINPSEVDIVIAAINSDLTPFLNEWRPIFSPFHLIIVKDPDMDGELHVPEGFNVDVFTKSDINQMVGSSHSILFSGYSCRYFGYLVSRKKYIISIDDDCVPAKNNNGHIVDVVAQHIANLKAPATPFFFNTLYDPYQKGADFVRGYPFSLRSGVTCALSCGLWLNLADYDAPTQALKPEQRNSRYVDAVMTVPVRSLMPVSGINIAFDREVVGPALFPALRLSAEGKIRWETVEDIWSGMCVKVICDHLGIGVKTGIPYVWRKERGDAIESLKKEWEGVKLMEEVVPFFQSVRLPRSAVTAEDCVVDMAKAVKEQLGKVDPMFVRAGDAMADWVKLWKSVGSSTPGV; encoded by the coding sequence ATGTCTGATTCAAGCATCAACCCTAGTGAGGTTGACATCGTGATTGCCGCAATCAACTCCGACCTGACACCATTCTTGAATGAATGGAGACCAATATTCTCCCCGTTCCATCTGATTATTGTCAAAGACCCTGATATGGATGGGGAGCTCCATGTTCCAGAAGGATTTAACGTGGATGTCTTTACCAAGTCTGACATAAACCAGATGGTGGGCTCTTCCCATTCCATTCTCTTCTCTGGTTACTCCTGCAGATATTTTGGGTATCTAGTCTCaaggaaaaaatatattatCTCAATTGATGATGACTGCGTCCCGGCTAAGAACAACAATGGTCATATAGTAGATGTAGTGGCACAGCATATTGCCAATCTCAAAGCTCCAGCTACCCCGTTCTTTTTTAACACACTCTATGATCCATACCAGAAGGGAGCAGATTTTGTTCGTGGTTACCCATTTAGCCTGAGGAGTGGGGTTACATGTGCACTATCATGTGGACTGTGGCTCAATTTGGCAGACTATGATGCACCAACACAGGCCCTCAAGCCAGAGCAGAGGAATTCTCGATATGTGGATGCTGTAATGACTGTTCCGGTGAGATCCTTAATGCCTGTAAGTGGAATCAACATTGCGTTTGACCGTGAGGTGGTGGGACCAGCCTTGTTTCCAGCTTTGAGGTTGTCGGCAGAAGGAAAGATCAGGTGGGAGACAGTGGAAGATATATGGTCCGGAATGTGTGTGAAGGTCATATGCGATCACCTGGGAATTGGCGTAAAAACTGGGATACCTTATGTATGGAGAAAGGAAAGAGGCGATGCCATTGAAAGCTTGAAGAAAGAGTGGGAGGGTGTGAAGCTGATGGAGGAAGTGGTTCCTTTCTTTCAGTCAGTGAGGTTACCACGATCAGCCGTGACAGCAGAAGACTGTGTTGTCGACATGGCAAAGGCGGTGAAGGAGCAGTTGGGAAAGGTAGATCCTATGTTTGTTCGTGCAGGTGATGCCATGGCAGATTGGGTGAAGCTCTGGAAGTCGGTGGGATCCAGCACACCGGGAGTTTAA